One Rosa chinensis cultivar Old Blush chromosome 5, RchiOBHm-V2, whole genome shotgun sequence genomic region harbors:
- the LOC112167072 gene encoding succinate-semialdehyde dehydrogenase, mitochondrial, translated as MAARMLAARPFKLVSHLPSMHASTPLFARQISMDAKGFASRLVDAGLLRSQALIGGKWSDAYDGNTIKVHNPATGDVITTVPCMGQNETNDAISAASEAFSSWSKVTNVERSKCLRKWYDLLISHKEELGQLITLEQGKPLQEAMGEVTYGAGFIEFFAEEAKRVYGDIIPSPLADRRMLVLKQPVGVVGAITPWNFPLAMITRKVGPALACGCTVVIKPSELTPLTALAAAELALQAGIPPGVMNVVMGNASAIGDALLASPQVRKITFTGSTAVGKKLMAGAAGTVKKVSLELGGNAPCIVFDDADLDVAVKGTLGAKFRNTGQTCVCANRIMVQEGIYEKFVDAFTKAVQKLQVGHGFSEGVAQGPLINEAAVQKVESFVKDATSKGAKVVLGAKRHSLGMTFYEPTVLSDVKSDMIIARDEIFGPVASVLRFKTEDEALRMANDTNAGLAAYIFTNNVQRSWRVAEALEYGLVGVNEGLISTEVAPFGGVKQSGLGREGSKYGMDEYLEVKYVCLGNMSSK; from the exons ATGGCGGCACGCATGTTGGCAGCTCGACCCTTCAAGCTCGTCTCACATTTGCCTTCCATGCACGCCTCGACTCCTCTCTTTGCTCGCCAG ATTAGCATGGACGCAAAAGGCTTTGCTTCTCGGCTTGTTGATGCTGGTCTATTACGTAGTCAGGCCCTTATTGGAGGGAAATGGTCTGATGCATATGATGGGAACACTATAAAG GTTCACAACCCAGCAACTGGTGATGTCATAACAACCGTCCCATGCATGGGTCAAAATGAGACAAATGATGCAATATCTGCAGCCTCCGAGGCATTCAGTT CCTGGAGCAAAGTCACTAATGTGGAAAGGAGCAAATGTTTAAGGAAATG GTACGATCTACTAATTTCCCACAAAGAAGAACTTGGACAACTCATTACCCTGGAGCAAGGGAAACCTTTACAAGAAGCCATGGGTGAG GTGACCTATGGAGCTGGCTTTATTGAGTTCTTTGCTGAAGAGGCAAAACGTGTATATGGTGATATAATTCCATCGCCTCTGGCTGATCGACGGATGCTTGTTTTAAAGCAG CCTGTAGGTGTTGTTGGTGCAATCACTCCCTGGAACTTCCCATTGGCTATGATTACCCGCAAG GTTGGTCCTGCTCTTGCATGTGGCTGTACAGTGGTCATTAAACCCTCTGAACTTACACCCCTCACAGCCTTAGCAGCAGCTGAGCTTGCCCTGCAAGCTGGAATACCGCCA GGTGTGATGAATGTGGTAATGGGAAATGCTTCTGCAATTGGGGACGCTTTACTTGCAAGTCCGCAG GTAAGAAAAATCACTTTCACAGGCTCAACAGCAGTTGGAAAGAAGTTGATGGCTGGTGCAGCTGGGACTGTTAAGAAG GTATCTCTTGAACTTGGTGGCAATGCACCCTGCATAGTCTTTGATGATGCAGACCTGGATGTGGCAGTAAAAGGAACT CTTGGAGCAAAGTTCCGTAATACTGGACAGACATGTGTTTGTGCTAATAGGATTATGGTACAAGAAG GTATCTATGAGAAATTTGTGGATGCTTTTACAAAAGCTGTCCAGAAGCTCCAAGTTGGGCATGGCTTTAGTGAAGGAGTGGCCCAG GGTCCTTTAATCAATGAAGCAGCAGTACAAAAG GTCGAGTCATTTGTCAAAGATGCTACATCAAAG GGAGCAAAAGTTGTTCTTGGAGCCAAAAGGCATAGCCTTGGAATGACCTTTTATGAGCCTACAGTTCTCAGTGATGTCAAGAGTGATATGATTATAGCAAG AGATGAAATATTTGGACCAGTCGCATCTGTTTTGCGTTTCAAAACTGAGGATGAAGCTCTCCGCATGGCCAATGATACCAATGCAG GGTTAGCTGCTTACATATTTACAAATAATGTACAACGATCATGGCGTGTTGCTGAAGCTCTTGAATATGGACTTGTTGGTGTCAATGAAGGGTTAATTTCAACAGAG GTGGCTCCTTTTGGAGGTGTCAAGCAGTCAGGTCTTGGACGAGAAGGTTCCAAGTATGGAATGGATGAATATTTGGAA GTTAAATACGTGTGCCTGGGAAATATGAGCAGCAAGTGA